The Rhodamnia argentea isolate NSW1041297 chromosome 7, ASM2092103v1, whole genome shotgun sequence genome contains the following window.
GTACCTAAAATAACTGATTGATTGTTGAAGAACTAACCTAATAAAGACAGGTTTTTCTAAATTATCGACCTTAGAAGAACACGTTACGCACTACTAAAACATAAACACACAACTTGACATTCCAGACTTAAAATCGACTACAGCAACAAAGCCGAACTTCACATACATAGATGCTGCGAGATGGGACAGAAGTCCTCCTCATAGGATACTATTTATCAAACGTCAGAAGTTTACGGCATCAATTTTTGGTGGGTAATCGAACTAGGGATTCAACTTGCGACTTGCCACGAAGACCTTTGGTTCTGATGTAAGTTCTGTACTCCTCGTAAGTCATCGGAGAGTAGAGAGCAGGCCGGTCCTCGGTCACAAGCTCCTTGGCAGGTTGAATCAGTAGGTCGCTCTTGGGGTTGCAAAAGAATGCCAACGAGACTCGCTCTCTCGCCGAATTCACGATCACCCTATGCTCCACGCTCCTGTAAATTGCATTCGTCACCACCTGAATGTGTTTAATCACGCAGAAGCAGAAAGTGTTAGAACTTGCTGAATCTTGGTAAATATGCAGAATGTTCATAATCATAACTATATAGCTATGTTTCTTGCTGTTCAAGAATAAAGGAGGAGGTTTGTATACGGTGAGCCCACATGCATCAGAGTTGATAAAATGAATTAATTGTTGTGAAATTCAAATTGTACACTGTAGACAAACTATATAAACAAGTACTGTGGCACCACATCTAGAGAGGAAATCAAAGGGATACACCTGCATCTGGTCAGCCAGGTTGACTATCAAAGCATTAGGGATGGGCTTGACCGTGACCCAGTGGTCTCTATGTCGGACCTGAAGACCCGACACATGTGGATCGGGGAGGAGAATGGTCAAGAAGCCCGGGTCGGAATGTGCGGAGAGGCCGAGAGTGAGGTCGGGCTGAGGGCACTTCGGGTAGAAGTTGGTCCTCAGGCATGCCCCAAACTCCTCGCGTCCTCCAAATGCCCTCTCCAAGTAGTCTCCTTCCAATCCCAAGCTTCTTGATATTAAGCTCAACAGCCTTTTGCTCAGCTCCGTCAGTTCCTTCCCGTATTCCGATATCAGCTCCCTGCGTTGAATCAGCCAAAGTGCCTGTTAAATACTTCTCATGATAACTGAATACCATATGGTCTT
Protein-coding sequences here:
- the LOC115745852 gene encoding jasmonate-induced oxygenase 4-like isoform X2 — encoded protein: MMTSSLQSWPEPIVRVQTLSESGVARIPERYVKPPSERPLPIPKFTPRGRDRTHDSTNIPVINLDSIMSSGDRSTLLLEHISYACREWGFFQVVNHGVSDELMGAAREAWREFFGLPVEAKQEYANNPSTYEGYGSRIGVEREATLDWCDYFFLHYSPRSVRNPSKWPALPLSCRELISEYGKELTELSKRLLSLISRSLGLEGDYLERAFGGREEFGACLRTNFYPKCPQPDLTLGLSAHSDPGFLTILLPDPHVSGLQVRHRDHWVTVKPIPNALIVNLADQMQVVTNAIYRSVEHRVIVNSARERVSLAFFCNPKSDLLIQPAKELVTEDRPALYSPMTYEEYRTYIRTKGLRGKSQVESLVRLPTKN
- the LOC115745852 gene encoding jasmonate-induced oxygenase 4-like isoform X1, with translation MMTSSLQSWPEPIVRVQTLSESGVARIPERYVKPPSERPLPIPKFTPRGRDRTHDSTNIPVINLDSIMSSGDRSTLLLEHISYACREWGFFQVVNHGVSDELMGAAREAWREFFGLPVEAKQEYANNPSTYEGYGSRIGVEREATLDWCDYFFLHYSPRSVRNPSKWPALPLSCRELISEYGKELTELSKRLLSLISRSLGLEGDYLERAFGGREEFGACLRTNFYPKCPQPDLTLGLSAHSDPGFLTILLPDPHVSGLQVRHRDHWVTVKPIPNALIVNLADQMQHIQVVTNAIYRSVEHRVIVNSARERVSLAFFCNPKSDLLIQPAKELVTEDRPALYSPMTYEEYRTYIRTKGLRGKSQVESLVRLPTKN